Below is a window of Undibacterium sp. YM2 DNA.
GGTAAAAGCCGTTGTCTGCACACCCTCACCAGGCTGGGTGCACAAGTACTGGATCTGGAACAACTGGCCAATCATCGCGGCTCAGTGTTGGGTGACATCCCTGGACAAGCACAAGCTTCGCAGAAAAAATTCGAGAGCCTGATTTTTGAGCAGCTACAACGATTTGATCAGCAAAAAATGATTTTCGTTGAAGCAGAAAGCAAGAAAATTGGCAGACTCAGGGTGCCGGAGAGCCTTATGCATGCCATGCGCGCCTCGTCCTGCGTGCAACTTTGCCTGCCCATGGAAAAACGTGTAGGGCTATTGGTGGAAGAATATGCGCACTTCATACGCAATGCAGAAAGCCTGGGGCAACAACTGGACTTTCTGACCCCTTTGCATGGCAAGGAAAAAATTTCCCGCTGGAGGCAAATGGCAGAATGTGGCAAACTCACTGAGCTGGCCAAAGAACTGCTGGAACAACATTATGACCCTGCCTATAGCAAGTCAATTGCAAGAAACTTTGCGGGATATGCTAACGCAAGGCGCGTAGTTCAAAACGATATAAACGAATCAGATTTTCTTGAATCTGCACACCAGATATTGCCTCTGGCAAACCCAGGCATGAATGGCGTTTAAGCATAGCCGCAGGTTCAGCCATCAACGTCATCGACAATTCTTTGCCCTTCATCTTCCAGGCCATCGAATTGGCGGTGATTGACTGCCCACCAGAATACCGCTCCTATGGCGAACACCAGCACCAGACTCAATGGTATCAGCAAATAAAGTATATCCATAATTTCCTGTGTCAGTCTTTTTATCAGTCCTGCATCAGATACACGGGTTGCGGCAATAAATAAAGACGCAGCGCATTTAACACAACGATCAGCGAACTCAGCGACATACCCAGGGCTGCATGCCAGGGTTCAAGCCAGCCGCACATGGCCGCCGGT
It encodes the following:
- the mnmH gene encoding tRNA 2-selenouridine(34) synthase MnmH; the protein is MKYPELLDFPEVFQQRSKFDTIIDVRSPAEFAEDHITGAINCPVLNNEERIVVGTMYKQVGSFEAKRLGAALVAKNIGHHIENLFQDKPRDWKPLIYCWRGGNRSGSMAHIFAKIGWPVTQLNGGYKAYRQFVNQSISTMPAQFKWQVLCGPTGSGKSRCLHTLTRLGAQVLDLEQLANHRGSVLGDIPGQAQASQKKFESLIFEQLQRFDQQKMIFVEAESKKIGRLRVPESLMHAMRASSCVQLCLPMEKRVGLLVEEYAHFIRNAESLGQQLDFLTPLHGKEKISRWRQMAECGKLTELAKELLEQHYDPAYSKSIARNFAGYANARRVVQNDINESDFLESAHQILPLANPGMNGV
- the ccoS gene encoding cbb3-type cytochrome oxidase assembly protein CcoS, which gives rise to MDILYLLIPLSLVLVFAIGAVFWWAVNHRQFDGLEDEGQRIVDDVDG